The Polaribacter sp. KT25b genome contains the following window.
AACTTATCAAAGATTAATTTTTAGAACAGAAAAGATTTTTTCTTTAGATTGGGGAACAAGTATAACTGCATTTCAATCTGAATTAACCAACGAAAATGTGTTTGCTTTTTCAATATTTCCTGTTTTACGTTTTTATTTATTAAGAAAAAAAGGATTTGATTTTTATACAAACTATTCTATAATTGGCCCAACCTATTTAACGAAAAGTAATATTGATGGTTTGGATTCTGGACCAAAAATTACGTATCAAGACACTATGGGTTTTGGTTTTTTCTTCGGAAAAAAAAGAGCGTATAACTTTGAATTACGAATCATGCATTATTCAAATGGAAATATTTTTACAAAAAATGATGGTGTTGCAGTTCCTCTTCAATTTACTTTAGGTAAAACGTTTTAAGTCTTTTAAAACGTCTATTTTTTCTATCTTTTTTGATGTTGTAATATTTATATCGCTAAATCCTTTTAGTGGTTCTATATTCTTAAATAAATAGTCTTTTTTTTATTAATCTATTAAATCTATAGGGTTTTAGTAATTTTTAAGAATCTTCTATGACTTTTTGCTTATAAATAATGTATGTTTGCATACCCTATTAATTGAATAGGGTAATTAAAAGACTTAATTATTATGATTGCAGATCAAATGATTTTTAGTAAAAAAATAGAAAGTCAGAGTTTTGAAGAGGATAAAACTTCAGAAAAACCAGTAAGAAGTATTGCAAAAGCATTAAGCTGGAGAATAGTTGGAACACTAGATACATTAGTGGTTTCATATATTTTAACAGGTAAAATTGCATTAGCAGCATCAATAGCATCAGTAGATTTTATAACAAAACTAATTTTATATTTCTTTCACGAGAGAATATGGAATAAAATAAAATGGGGAAAATAATGAGCCTAGATTTAGATAAAATAAACAAAGACCTTA
Protein-coding sequences here:
- a CDS encoding DUF2061 domain-containing protein, which produces MIADQMIFSKKIESQSFEEDKTSEKPVRSIAKALSWRIVGTLDTLVVSYILTGKIALAASIASVDFITKLILYFFHERIWNKIKWGK